Part of the Chitinivibrionales bacterium genome, CGTTATACAATTATTTTGATTGTTGAACGCCGATGACGCTAATTTGGCTGATTATCGCTGTATTTTTTTAATTTTTAGTTTTCTGACCAGCGAATATCAGCATGATCAGCGTCATTAGCGTTCTATTTTGGACACGAGTGATTGGACGTTTCTATCGTATTACGTTCAAGGCATGCGATACAAACGGGATATTTATTTGTCGGAATCCAATACTTATACGAGAACCGATTTTGTATAGAAGTGATTAATTAGACAAGACGGTAATATTTTTAAAAATAAATCCGGAACGAACTGTAATACACATGGGCATAGGCGCCGAATTCGGAATTGAGTTCGAGAGGGGAATCCGGTTTTTCGCCCAGTCCCACGACTGCGCCAAGCTGGAGGTAGATGTCCTGTTTGATGTTATATTCGAGCTGGGGATAGAGTGAAACAGAGAGGTCCCCTGCATTGAACAGGGCGAGCATGGAAAAGGGAAGCAGCGGATTGATCTGATAGGTTGCGCCAAGGCCGATGTAGTGTCTTCCCAGTAGATAGACTCCACCTTCAGTGTAGGCCGGGCCCATATCGAACGAAAACATGTTTTCCAATGACGCCCCGGGGCCGGTTGCGTTGATTGAGTAGGAGATGTAATCATCGGGATCACATTCACCGGCGGTACTGAAATGGTATTCGCCAAAGCCGTAGAGTTTATCGGTGAAACTGTAATCCGCGCCGACCGAGAGACGGAAATAATCGTCATCCACCGAACGCTGCTCCTCTGATAACACATCGGCAAAGGCATACCCGGCTTCGCACCAGGCGCCGGCCCCCCCGATTGCCCGGGCAAGGTCGATACCGATGAGGAGATTTTCCTGGAACCCGACTGCCAGAAGGGTGATATCGGTTTGAAGGTAATAATATTTACCTTTAAGAAACATCGCGCTCTCATTGACAGCGGCGTCATTGCCGAACACATACCCGGCATCGATTTCACTCAGCATGCCGATCGGGATTCGGATGCGAACGGCATCCACACCGAACCGGTCCTCACTGTCAAGGGTGGTAAAATCGAAAGGCGCGATAATATCGATCGGATTGACAACTCGGGCACTTCCCCAGGCGATTGGCTGACGGCCGATAATGATATCGGCAACCTCGGGTTTGAATGTCACCATGAATCGGTCGAGATTATGAAACAGGGCAAAATTCCGGAGTTTGTCTTCATCCTCAGGATACAGGCGGTCATCAAAATCGACCAGTCGGTATGGAGATTCCTCGATACCCAGCATCACTCGCTCCATATCAAAGAGCGACCGGTCCTGTACGCGGGGAGAAAAATCATAGGAGAGTGCGCCATTGATCCAGTCGGCCGGGGTTGAGGTTACATTCAGGCGGATACGGTTATTGACAAGCCCGGTAAAAGCGGATCCCGATCCGGGGAGTTGCTCAAAGGAAGGCGAATCGATAACCGTAAAGAAATTCTTGTAGTACCCGCCAACGGAAATGTACTCGCTCCACTCGGCGGAAGCTGTGTGAACACAAAGAAATAACAACAGAATAATTATTGGATGTTTTGCTTCCATAGATCAAACTATTTTTCCGGAGTATTTGAGTGATGGGCTCCAATCCCTCTTACAGGCAGCCCCGGCATGCTTTTCCTTGAGTTAACAATCAGTACGTGTTTCATATTTTTTTCGTATTTCGTACCTCGGATTTGTGATGTCATCCGCGGTCTATCACTTACTGTCTTTTCTCATCCCTGTCGATCTGCCCATCTTTGAGCACGACTAAACGACGGGCCCGTTCCATGACAAGATTATCATGGGTCGAAAAAAGGAATGTCATCCCGGTTTCGTCGTTAAGCCGGTGCATCATGTCGAGAAGATCGCCGCCGGTTTTTGAATCGAGATTTGCCGTTGGTTCATCGGCGAGAATGAGTTGGGGTCGCGATACCATGGCCCGGGCGATAGCCACCCGTTGTTGCTGTCCGCCGGAGAGTTTTGTCGGAAGACGGTCTCCCAGGCCCTCAAGGCCTACCTCGGCTAATATTTTCCCTACCCGCTCTTTCCGTTCCCCGGCAGTAATCCCCTGGAGGAGCATGACATACTCGACATTCTCTTCGACCGTAAGAACCGGAATAAGATTGTAGGCCTGAAAAATGAAGCCGATATTATCGCGGCGGAAATCCGAAAGCTCTTTGCCGTTCATTTCCGACAGCGGTCTTTTGTTCAACCATACACTTCCCTTTGTCGGCTTGTCGAGGCCCGAAATGACATTGAGAAAGGTGGTTTTTCCCGAACCCGACGGGCCCACGATTGCGGTAAACTCACCTTGGGTAATCATCAAATCGATACCCCGCACGGCATGCACTTCAATATCGTCCTCAAAATAGGTCTTTACAACTCCCTCGGTAACAACGACACTGTTTTCATCCATAGTAGCCTCCATTTATAAACTTCTCCGCATCGCCTCCGCAGCATTCAGCCGGGCTGCATAGGTTGCCGGATACATTCCAACGATTCCGGTAAATATCAGGACAAAAACCGGATAAATAATAAATTGACTCACTGTTAATTGCGGGTAGATAAGCTCCTGTATGGTGACACCGCTGAATTCGATTCCCCGATAGTCGATTCCGGTTTTTGACACAATATAGGTAATACCAAATCCGAGGACGATTCCCAGAATACTGCTGAGCACCGCCAGCGAGCAAGCCTCATAGACTACCATGCGCCAAAGTGCAAAGGGACGGGTACCCACGGCCCGCATAACACCGAATTCAAACATCCGTTCGTAAAGCGACATAAACAAGGTGTTGATAATGCCGAGTGCAACTACACCGAACAGGATCACCGCAAGGATTATCAGGCTGAGGTCGGTCATCTGCAGGATCGCACTGAACTGGGGCAGCAGCTCGGGCCATCCTGCGGTCTCATTCCCATGGCGGGAGTATTTGTCCCAGAAGGGATGGTCTTTATTATGGACAATGTCGCCTTTCGCAAGATCGATCGCGATCTCATGAACATCATCACCGATACCGAGCATGTCCTGCGCCTTATTCAGCGTGACAAAAGCCATCCCCTTATCAAATTCATCGATATTGAAATGATAAATCCCCCCAACCCGGAACAGCTCCTGGGACAATTCACCGGTTTTCGCCTTTGCCAGGGTGGCAACCACCCGGTCACCGGTCCCCACTTCGAGGCGCTCCGCCAGTTTTTTACCGATAAGTATTTGCCGCTTGTCGCCGGTATCGAGATATTCCCCCTCGACAATGGCATCATCGATTTTTGAAAGATACCGTTCCTTCTCCGGATCGATTCCCCATATCACCACCTGACCCAGATTTGCCGGCGAGGTTACCATGCCGATCCCCATAGCCCGGGGGGCCGAGTGATCTACCAGAGTGTCGTTTTCAAGCTCATGCAGTACCGATTGCGTATTGTTGATCGTATTCTCAACTTCCCTGGTCGCCCGAAAGCCTTCAGCATGAATCTGAGCCTCACCTAAAAAAGGCGCGGTCCCCGAACGGATCATGTTCTCCTGCATGCCGATAATCATTGCATCGGTAAATATCAGACTGGCGAGACCGATTCCGATAGCGCTCCCTGCAATAAAGGTCCGCCGCTTATTCCGGAACATATTTCGCCAGGCGAGTTTAAGGAAGATCATGGTCGGCTCCTGTTAAAAAGGTCCAAAGGGGCTTTTTGCCGCCTTTCAGCAGCAATTTCATTACTTGCATAACCGGTTTTTTGAACATGATTCTAATGCCTCCTCATCGACACCGCAGGATCGGTTTTGGCTGCTTTGAGTGCGGGAAAGAGGCCGACGATCGTTGCGGTCAGGAGCACGGTAAGGGCCGGGATATAATAGCTTCGAAAATTGATTTCCGAGTGCATCTCCTTAAATTCCATGCCGCCGTAGGAGATTGGTTCGGGAAGGCTGAAACCGTATATTGACAGGATATAGTTGGCGATAAGGCCTACGATTATACCGCCGGCAATACTCAGCAGAGCGAGGATATTGACTTCGTAAAGGATCAGGGCAAAAATCTGTTTCGGTTTATTGCCCAGGGCTTTGAGAAGGCCGTATTCGCGGCGCCGCTCCAGAACGGCCATCAGTACCGTATTTAAAACACCCACAGCAACGATCAAGATGATAACAAACAGAAATATGTACATTCCCTGCTTATCGGCCTGCATTGCATCATAGAAAGAGCGGGCAAAAACCTGCCAGGGCTCCACCGAAAGTTCGGGTTTATCGATTGCTGCACTGATTTCCTCACTGAGGCTTCGGGCCATACCGCTTTTTTCGGCAATGACAACGATTTCATGAACCTGGTCGCCCAGTGCAAACAGCTGCTGGGCATCGTGCAAATGAAGGTAACAGGACATCCGGTCACTGACTTCATCCCCGCTTTGGATAATCCCCACGATTGTATAAGCATCGTTTGCAATGGAGCCGTCGGCGGCCTGGGAAACAATCACCAGCTCTTCACCGGTATGCGCCCCCAGGACCTTCGCCAGTCCCCGGCCGATCATTGCCTGATGTGATGGTTTTTCGGAGAGAAGCGAGCCTTCGGCAACCTTTTTGTGAAAATTGACCGCGGTCGTCTCATGTTGCGGAGCTATGCCGATAACCCGGGCGGCGGAACTTTCATCCCCAACCGAAAGCAGACCGGCTGAAAAGACACGGGGAGCCCAGGCTTCCACACCTCCAATGTTCCCGATAGTGGCGCCGATTTTAGTATAATTCTCGATAGTTTTATAGAGTGATGGATTTTCGAGATAGCCTTCCTTGTGGACCTGCACATGCCCCAGTCGATTGCGGGTAAACATATCGATAATGTCACCATAGGTGCCGTCGGCCCACCCGAAACTGATCGATGCCAGTGCAAAACCTCCCAGCATGGTCAGGGCGGTCAGGATCGAACGCCGTCTCTGACGGAATACATTACGAAAGGCCATTTTCAATAAAAGCATGTCAGTCTCCCCGAACCGGTGCACGAAGTTTTCTGAGAGAAAAAATATCATCGTCCAACGAAACATTAAATTCCATCTCAAGGTATCGTACGATCGTTTTATGCCCCTCTTCATTTTGCGGAACGAGCTCCATCACCGATGGTACGGTTCGATCATCAAAGGTTTGAGGATTCTTGAAATACATGATCCGTACCACCTCGCCTTTTTCATCATAATACTTCTGCCACACCGGAAGAAGACTCTCCTTCTCTACCGCCACGACAATCTTTGCCCAGATAATCGGAAGCCCCTCTTTGGGAACGCACTCCAGATAATGGTACTCATCCTTTGCATCGGGCGGTGTAATAAGACCGAAAGTGTAATCTCCGGCAAAGGTATACTCCCGCACGAGATCATCGTTGGTAAAGTCGGAACCCATCCAGGAACTCATCATCATGGAAGGCGGGATTTTAATTACTTTATTTGTTTTGGGAAGATAGTTCCACATTTCATTCCCCAGCTTGAGTGTTCCGACTCCCCGTTCCTTTTTTGGTGAGAGAACCTTGACAAGCGACTTTTCCATCCCCTGGGACCAGAGTTTCATGACCAGCGTTCGCTCCCAGTGGGGCGTGATTATCTCCATTTCCATTTTGCCCTTGCTCGAATTGGCTTTATAGAGCTTATCGAGCTCTTTAACGATTTTTTTTACGTCCACTTCAGACTTTTCCTGCGAAAAAACCATCGAAGGAACCACTGCACATGCCATTACAACAAACAACAACAGCTTTTTCATTGCCCATCTCCTTCTTCCGATTGTTCAGGTGAATTAGCGGAATATTTTCCGATTAAATGCTTTTTAACTTCTTCAAAGGGATAATAATCGGGTGCGAAAACATGCATAATATTGATTGCATCCAGCATGGGAACCAGTATCCGTGCCTCGAGTTCTGGTTTTTCGACCCCATTCATCCGCAGAAGCATCTCAAACTGACCGATAAAGGCTCCATAACTGGCCATGACCTTGTTTTTTATTGTTTTTGGAAGGGCGGGATGGAGTATCATAGACCAGTAAAACCGCCAGTATTCCGGCTCACTCCGAGCAATCTCAAGGCCGGTTTCAATAAACCGGCGCAGCATTTCCCCGGGATTCTTTGCCGGTATACCGGTCCGAAAGGATTCTTCGATTTCTTTCATTTTCTCGAAGATAACCGCTTCGAGGATATCTTCCTTGCTCGAAAAATAGTTATAAACAAGGCCCTTTGAAACCCCGGCATTTCCAGCGATCGTATCCACCGAGCTTGAATGATAGCCCTTTGTGCCAAAAAGCTTGAGCGCGGCATCTAAAATCTGCTGCCTGCTTTTCCCCCGCGGTATGTCATGCTGAGCACCCATTGATAATCCTTACAACGAACTGTCCGGTCATTAAATAATAACGTTTTTTTATGGTATAATTGCATTAGCAGCCATAACAAATACTAACCAGTCAGTTAATAACATAATAATTACAGAAAAGGGTGTCAATACTTTTTTACTCGATTAAGGCTGTCTGCTGGGGATAAAAATCGATAATAGAGAGTCTATTCCCACTCTATTGTGCCCGGAGGCTTATTCGTGACATCAAAAAACAGCGGGCCTATTCCGCGAATTTTGGCGGCGCCTTCGACAATGGCGGCAAGAGCCTTTTCGGAAAGCGGTGCAAACCGTGCGGTCATGGCCTCCTGGGACAACACCGGACGGAGCACTACACACTGTTCACCCGACTTGTTGACTAAAGGAAGTAAGACCACCGGCATCTGCCATATACGGTCGTATTCATTATGGTGCTTGAGTGTTTCGGTAACCAGATGATCGATCTCCCGCAGGAGGTCCAGACGTTCTCGTGTCAGAAATGCCTTTATCAAGGTATAAGGAGAATCTTCACTGCTGAGATTGTAGATTACCCGGTTGATTCCCGATACCCGGTTTGTCAGCACGGTCGAGAGCTTCTCGAGAGCATCCCAGTTCTTTGGCCCCGTAAGCAGCGCGGGATGAGCATAGGAGCGGGAATCGCCCTGTACGCCCACACTCCGTACCGGCAACACCCTGACCCGGTACCCCTGTGGTTTTGCAATTTTTTCGGCCTGCTGCACAACCGAAGGGTCGACATTTTCTTCGGTCCTGTCTGAGCAGAGCACCCGAACGCCGAGTCCCGGACCGGGGAACGGATGACGCCAGACCAGCGAATGGGGCAACGTGAGTTCTTCACCCAGCATGCGGACCTCATCCTTGTAAAGTTGCGCCAAAGGCTCGATAACTGCTCCGCGCTTGATAAGCTCCAAGATTATGTCCACCCGGTTATGGTGTGTCTTAATTTTATCGGCATGCTGTGTGCCTGCACTCTCGATGGTATCGGGATAAATGGTCCCCTGCCCTAAAAGCCATTCGTCAATATTGAATTCCAGTTTTTGCTCGGCCTTTTCCTTTGTCTCAATGAACAGAGCGCCGATAATCTCCCGTTTCTTTTCAGGGTCGGCAATACCATCGAGACCACCAAGAAAATCATCGGTGGCATCTTCAATTTTCAGGTTATTAAAACCGTGGGAATGGAGGTA contains:
- a CDS encoding ATP-binding cassette domain-containing protein, translating into MDENSVVVTEGVVKTYFEDDIEVHAVRGIDLMITQGEFTAIVGPSGSGKTTFLNVISGLDKPTKGSVWLNKRPLSEMNGKELSDFRRDNIGFIFQAYNLIPVLTVEENVEYVMLLQGITAGERKERVGKILAEVGLEGLGDRLPTKLSGGQQQRVAIARAMVSRPQLILADEPTANLDSKTGGDLLDMMHRLNDETGMTFLFSTHDNLVMERARRLVVLKDGQIDRDEKRQ
- a CDS encoding FtsX-like permease family protein gives rise to the protein MIFLKLAWRNMFRNKRRTFIAGSAIGIGLASLIFTDAMIIGMQENMIRSGTAPFLGEAQIHAEGFRATREVENTINNTQSVLHELENDTLVDHSAPRAMGIGMVTSPANLGQVVIWGIDPEKERYLSKIDDAIVEGEYLDTGDKRQILIGKKLAERLEVGTGDRVVATLAKAKTGELSQELFRVGGIYHFNIDEFDKGMAFVTLNKAQDMLGIGDDVHEIAIDLAKGDIVHNKDHPFWDKYSRHGNETAGWPELLPQFSAILQMTDLSLIILAVILFGVVALGIINTLFMSLYERMFEFGVMRAVGTRPFALWRMVVYEACSLAVLSSILGIVLGFGITYIVSKTGIDYRGIEFSGVTIQELIYPQLTVSQFIIYPVFVLIFTGIVGMYPATYAARLNAAEAMRRSL
- a CDS encoding FtsX-like permease family protein; the encoded protein is MKRGIKRSYDTLRWNLMFRWTMIFFLSENFVHRFGETDMLLLKMAFRNVFRQRRRSILTALTMLGGFALASISFGWADGTYGDIIDMFTRNRLGHVQVHKEGYLENPSLYKTIENYTKIGATIGNIGGVEAWAPRVFSAGLLSVGDESSAARVIGIAPQHETTAVNFHKKVAEGSLLSEKPSHQAMIGRGLAKVLGAHTGEELVIVSQAADGSIANDAYTIVGIIQSGDEVSDRMSCYLHLHDAQQLFALGDQVHEIVVIAEKSGMARSLSEEISAAIDKPELSVEPWQVFARSFYDAMQADKQGMYIFLFVIILIVAVGVLNTVLMAVLERRREYGLLKALGNKPKQIFALILYEVNILALLSIAGGIIVGLIANYILSIYGFSLPEPISYGGMEFKEMHSEINFRSYYIPALTVLLTATIVGLFPALKAAKTDPAVSMRRH
- a CDS encoding outer membrane lipoprotein-sorting protein, whose translation is MKKLLLFVVMACAVVPSMVFSQEKSEVDVKKIVKELDKLYKANSSKGKMEMEIITPHWERTLVMKLWSQGMEKSLVKVLSPKKERGVGTLKLGNEMWNYLPKTNKVIKIPPSMMMSSWMGSDFTNDDLVREYTFAGDYTFGLITPPDAKDEYHYLECVPKEGLPIIWAKIVVAVEKESLLPVWQKYYDEKGEVVRIMYFKNPQTFDDRTVPSVMELVPQNEEGHKTIVRYLEMEFNVSLDDDIFSLRKLRAPVRGD
- a CDS encoding TetR family transcriptional regulator, whose product is MGAQHDIPRGKSRQQILDAALKLFGTKGYHSSSVDTIAGNAGVSKGLVYNYFSSKEDILEAVIFEKMKEIEESFRTGIPAKNPGEMLRRFIETGLEIARSEPEYWRFYWSMILHPALPKTIKNKVMASYGAFIGQFEMLLRMNGVEKPELEARILVPMLDAINIMHVFAPDYYPFEEVKKHLIGKYSANSPEQSEEGDGQ
- the guaA gene encoding glutamine-hydrolyzing GMP synthase, coding for MKNRDTIAILDFGGQYTHLIANRIRRLEVYSEILPADSAPEALKDFKGIIISGGPYSVIDPDSPAIDPKILELGIPVLGLCYGHQLIAKILGGTVKKGAYREYGIAHMKILNEGPLFEGLDDEQEIWMSHGDSVDRLPEGFEILASTPDCAATAVGNHSRQIYGLQFHPEVTHTPKGMDILSNFISICKCKRSWNPKAFVEEIAKDIRTRCKGKKVFLLVSGGVDSTVAFTLLNQVLGPHRVLGLHVDNGLMRKDESETIMEYLHSHGFNNLKIEDATDDFLGGLDGIADPEKKREIIGALFIETKEKAEQKLEFNIDEWLLGQGTIYPDTIESAGTQHADKIKTHHNRVDIILELIKRGAVIEPLAQLYKDEVRMLGEELTLPHSLVWRHPFPGPGLGVRVLCSDRTEENVDPSVVQQAEKIAKPQGYRVRVLPVRSVGVQGDSRSYAHPALLTGPKNWDALEKLSTVLTNRVSGINRVIYNLSSEDSPYTLIKAFLTRERLDLLREIDHLVTETLKHHNEYDRIWQMPVVLLPLVNKSGEQCVVLRPVLSQEAMTARFAPLSEKALAAIVEGAAKIRGIGPLFFDVTNKPPGTIEWE